In the Aliarcobacter cryaerophilus genome, one interval contains:
- a CDS encoding tetratricopeptide repeat protein, whose protein sequence is MKIKSNKKLIFKALFLPTLIFANQNYSNENFAKALESYNNRAFQDSYLAFKEYLKKDKLDSNLTFALARSAYEIGKFEEAETLYKELLEQTPNNSRVKLELAQTYFQQKRYEEAEVLYQDVLKDNSLPMNVRKNIELTLDSLNKKSERNFLKTTLGFGYGYDSNTDNNSNDDFVNWGNIPLSIPDKKSDHVAEYILALNHTFKIKENLTMDNKFVGYMQKFNKDHDNDLSLAVFGTGLSYYTQKSKSSLAFDYNYVWLDNSTYLFNYIITPSFDYQIDKDLIYKTKVKLIKKDFKQTDYEFRDSIYYELSNSLVLLTEKFGMNTLSFAFGTDNKDKGKAWNVDYNFASLRYENMYPLTKSTMLTSGIELYKDRYKIKEEVLYNNKKRDDKVILDLGVLQSINKNLSLGATLRYINNDSNQNIYEYDKYVVRTNIYYSF, encoded by the coding sequence ATGAAAATAAAATCAAATAAAAAATTAATTTTTAAAGCCCTATTTTTACCTACACTAATTTTTGCAAACCAAAACTACTCAAATGAAAATTTTGCAAAAGCTCTTGAAAGTTACAACAATAGAGCTTTTCAAGATAGCTATTTAGCTTTTAAAGAGTATTTAAAAAAAGATAAATTAGACTCTAATCTAACATTTGCTTTAGCAAGAAGTGCTTATGAAATAGGTAAGTTTGAAGAGGCTGAAACATTATATAAAGAGCTTTTAGAACAAACTCCAAATAATAGTAGAGTAAAACTTGAACTTGCACAAACATATTTTCAACAAAAAAGATATGAAGAAGCTGAAGTTTTATATCAAGATGTATTAAAAGATAATAGTTTGCCTATGAATGTAAGAAAAAATATAGAATTAACTTTAGATTCTTTAAATAAAAAATCTGAAAGAAACTTTCTAAAAACAACTTTAGGTTTTGGCTATGGATATGATTCAAATACAGACAATAACTCAAATGATGATTTTGTAAATTGGGGTAATATTCCTTTATCTATTCCAGATAAAAAAAGTGATCATGTTGCAGAATATATCTTAGCTTTAAATCATACATTTAAGATTAAAGAAAATTTAACTATGGATAATAAATTCGTAGGTTATATGCAAAAGTTTAACAAAGACCATGATAATGATTTAAGCCTTGCAGTTTTTGGAACTGGGCTTTCTTACTATACACAAAAATCAAAATCATCTTTAGCTTTCGATTACAACTATGTTTGGTTAGATAATAGTACATATTTATTTAACTATATTATAACTCCTTCTTTTGATTATCAAATAGATAAAGACCTAATTTATAAAACAAAAGTAAAACTTATTAAGAAAGATTTTAAACAAACTGATTATGAGTTTAGAGATTCAATCTATTATGAACTTTCAAATAGTTTAGTTTTATTAACGGAAAAGTTTGGTATGAATACTTTATCTTTTGCTTTTGGAACAGATAATAAAGATAAAGGTAAAGCTTGGAATGTGGACTATAACTTTGCAAGTTTAAGATATGAAAATATGTACCCTCTTACAAAATCAACTATGCTTACAAGCGGAATTGAACTATATAAAGATAGATACAAAATAAAAGAAGAGGTTTTGTATAACAATAAAAAAAGAGATGATAAAGTTATTCTTGATTTAGGTGTTTTACAATCTATAAATAAAAACCTATCTTTAGGTGCAACTTTAAGATATATAAATAATGATTCTAATCAAAATATCTATGAATATGATAAATATGTTGTAAGAACAAATATTTATTACTCTTTCTAA
- a CDS encoding pyridoxal phosphate-dependent aminotransferase, with translation MKIANRMEKLAPSLTLSITALANELKAAGKDILSFSAGEPDFDTPQVVKDAAIKAINEGKTKYTAVEGIKETKQAIINKLKKDHNLDYTLDKIVISNGAKHSLFNLAQALIDEGDEVIIPSPYWVTYPELVVYSGGVPVFIETDESTEFKITAKQLKEKITPKTKILMLNSPSNPTGSIYSRDELLAIGEVLKGTDIVVLSDEMYEKLIYKGKKFTATAEVSEDMYNRTVTINGLSKSVAMTGWRFGYVACPNSALAKAMSKLQGQVTSNVNSMTQYAAIVALEGEANKDIEMMRVEFEKRKDYAVKAINNISKLSCYDPDGAFYLFINIKKYSNDSMKFCADLLESKGVALVPGLAFGMEGYVRLSFATSMKAIEDGINRIKEFVEK, from the coding sequence ATGAAAATTGCAAATAGAATGGAGAAATTAGCTCCTTCACTTACTTTATCTATAACAGCTTTAGCAAACGAATTAAAAGCTGCTGGTAAAGATATTCTAAGTTTTAGTGCAGGTGAACCTGATTTTGATACGCCACAAGTTGTAAAAGATGCAGCTATTAAAGCAATAAATGAAGGAAAAACTAAATATACAGCAGTTGAGGGTATTAAAGAAACTAAACAAGCAATTATTAATAAGTTAAAGAAAGACCACAATTTAGATTATACATTGGATAAAATTGTAATAAGTAATGGAGCTAAACACTCTTTATTTAATCTAGCTCAAGCACTAATTGATGAGGGTGATGAAGTTATAATTCCTAGTCCATATTGGGTTACTTATCCAGAATTAGTCGTTTATAGTGGAGGAGTTCCTGTATTTATTGAGACAGATGAGAGTACAGAATTTAAAATCACTGCAAAGCAATTAAAAGAGAAAATTACACCAAAAACAAAAATTTTAATGTTAAACTCTCCTTCAAATCCAACAGGATCAATTTACTCAAGAGATGAGTTATTAGCTATTGGTGAAGTTTTAAAAGGTACAGATATTGTAGTTTTATCAGATGAAATGTATGAAAAACTAATATATAAAGGTAAAAAATTCACTGCAACTGCTGAAGTTAGTGAAGATATGTATAATAGAACAGTTACAATAAATGGTTTGAGTAAATCTGTTGCAATGACTGGTTGGAGATTTGGGTATGTTGCATGTCCAAACAGTGCACTTGCAAAAGCTATGTCAAAACTTCAAGGTCAAGTTACATCGAATGTAAATTCGATGACTCAATATGCAGCAATTGTAGCTTTAGAAGGTGAAGCCAATAAAGATATTGAGATGATGAGAGTTGAGTTTGAGAAAAGAAAAGATTATGCTGTTAAAGCTATAAATAATATTTCTAAGCTATCTTGTTATGATCCAGATGGTGCTTTTTATCTATTTATAAATATAAAAAAATACTCAAATGACTCTATGAAATTTTGTGCTGATTTGCTAGAGAGCAAAGGAGTTGCACTTGTTCCTGGTCTTGCTTTTGGGATGGAAGGATATGTTAGATTATCTTTTGCTACAAGTATGAAAGCTATAGAAGATGGAATAAATAGAATCAAAGAGTTTGTAGAAAAATAA
- a CDS encoding CHASE2 domain-containing protein, which produces MFKSKIKKFLIYGFFSFLISSFLIVLYIFFPSLLDSFDNRIRDSYFIFKGETKTSNNVVIIDIDDSSIKEFGQWPWSRNILSKIIENLTNSNISVVGMDIVFAEEDRTSPSLIAKKLGINKELENYDFDFAKVISTSPVILGYSFDIEDNNSSKNSPQIPAIFIEKNKNSDTNYLIQAFGTTLNLPILQENSYSSGFFNIIPDESGVIRSVPLLISYNDTLYPSLALEIIRALNDIQKVFVNYDENGVSNIQLGDFYIPTDKFGRIFINYRGPSKSFKYISAKDIYNNNFKVEDIEGKIALLGTSATGLYDLRATPYENVFPGVEVHANVIDNILQGDFIQKASYLDGVNIVSIFVLAFFVFFLVSVTPFILKPFVFLLFFSAYLIFSYHALFSYGLVLNIIFPISSIILAFVFSIIIDFFYNIKQEKAIKNKFASKVSKSVMEDILKNIDNNEFSAKNKEITIFFSDIRGFTQVSEQLKAKELIEYLNAYMEPMSSIIIKNQGTIDKFIGDAIMAYWNAPLDVENHADMAVKASLEQLEALNELNKKFEKDKLPTIDIGIGLNSGEVIVGEMGSSLRSDYTVIGDAINLGSRVESLCKYYGSKLNITNFTKDKLKEKYIFRFLDFVRVKGKTQPVEIWQVIGSGEVKDDLKNELEDYHKAIDFYKESKFSDALELFRKLDNLENKTNKNIYKIYIKRCEEFIQTPPKDFDGVYEHTTKA; this is translated from the coding sequence ATGTTTAAAAGTAAGATAAAAAAGTTTTTAATATATGGTTTTTTTTCTTTTCTAATTTCAAGTTTTTTAATAGTTTTATATATATTTTTTCCATCACTTCTTGATTCTTTTGATAATAGAATTAGAGATTCTTATTTTATTTTCAAAGGTGAAACAAAAACTTCAAATAATGTTGTAATTATAGATATTGATGATAGTTCAATAAAAGAGTTTGGACAGTGGCCTTGGAGTAGAAATATTTTATCAAAAATTATAGAAAATTTAACAAATTCAAATATTTCTGTAGTTGGAATGGATATTGTTTTTGCTGAAGAAGATAGAACTTCACCATCTTTAATAGCAAAAAAATTAGGTATAAATAAAGAGCTAGAAAACTATGATTTTGATTTTGCAAAAGTTATTTCAACATCACCTGTAATTTTAGGATATAGCTTTGATATAGAAGATAATAATTCGAGTAAAAACTCACCACAAATTCCTGCAATATTTATTGAAAAAAATAAAAATAGTGATACAAACTATTTAATACAAGCTTTTGGAACTACTTTAAATCTTCCAATATTGCAAGAAAATTCATATTCAAGTGGTTTTTTTAATATTATTCCAGATGAAAGTGGAGTTATAAGAAGTGTTCCATTGTTGATTTCTTATAATGATACTTTGTATCCATCTTTGGCTTTGGAAATTATAAGAGCTTTAAATGATATCCAAAAAGTTTTTGTAAACTATGATGAAAATGGAGTTTCAAATATTCAATTAGGAGATTTTTATATTCCTACAGATAAATTTGGAAGAATATTTATAAATTATCGTGGACCTTCTAAAAGTTTTAAATATATTAGTGCAAAAGATATTTATAATAATAATTTCAAAGTGGAAGATATAGAAGGAAAGATAGCTCTTTTAGGTACAAGTGCAACAGGACTTTATGATTTAAGGGCAACTCCTTATGAAAATGTATTTCCTGGAGTAGAGGTGCATGCAAATGTAATTGATAATATTTTGCAAGGTGATTTTATTCAAAAAGCCTCTTATCTTGATGGTGTAAATATAGTATCAATTTTTGTTCTTGCTTTTTTTGTATTCTTTTTAGTTTCAGTTACACCTTTTATTTTAAAGCCTTTTGTTTTTTTACTATTTTTTAGTGCATATTTGATTTTTTCTTATCATGCTTTATTCTCTTATGGTTTAGTATTAAATATAATATTTCCAATCTCTTCTATAATTTTGGCATTTGTTTTTTCTATCATAATTGATTTTTTCTATAATATAAAACAAGAAAAAGCTATTAAAAATAAGTTTGCTTCAAAAGTATCAAAAAGTGTTATGGAAGATATTTTAAAAAATATAGATAATAATGAATTTAGTGCAAAAAACAAAGAGATAACAATCTTTTTTAGTGATATTAGAGGTTTTACACAAGTTTCGGAGCAACTAAAAGCAAAGGAACTAATAGAGTATTTAAATGCTTATATGGAACCTATGAGTAGTATTATTATAAAAAATCAAGGAACTATTGATAAGTTTATTGGAGATGCTATTATGGCATATTGGAATGCACCACTTGATGTAGAAAATCATGCAGATATGGCAGTTAAAGCATCATTAGAACAATTAGAGGCTTTAAATGAATTAAATAAAAAATTTGAAAAAGACAAATTACCAACTATTGATATAGGAATAGGGCTAAATAGTGGTGAAGTAATAGTTGGTGAGATGGGAAGTAGTTTAAGAAGTGATTATACTGTTATTGGTGATGCTATAAATTTAGGTTCAAGGGTTGAGTCTTTATGTAAATATTATGGTTCAAAGTTAAATATAACAAACTTTACAAAAGATAAATTAAAAGAAAAATATATATTTAGATTTTTAGATTTTGTAAGAGTAAAAGGTAAAACTCAGCCAGTTGAAATTTGGCAAGTAATAGGAAGTGGTGAAGTTAAAGATGATTTAAAAAATGAACTAGAAGATTATCATAAGGCAATTGATTTTTATAAAGAGTCAAAATTTTCAGATGCTTTAGAACTTTTTAGAAAACTAGATAATCTAGAAAATAAAACAAATAAAAATATTTATAAAATTTATATAAAAAGATGCGAAGAGTTTATACAAACACCACCAAAAGATTTTGATGGTGTTTATGAACATACAACAAAGGCTTAG
- a CDS encoding HD domain-containing phosphohydrolase produces the protein MNYLKILGSSGNKSKNFGTTSFQISNDTAIDAGNIINSLDDEAYKINHIFVTHAHLDHVSDIPFMLDNYFTKREIPLTIYGSLETIQFLKEHIFNNKIWPDFSNIKLLNKDENTLLFKELKENEEIIHGKFKIKAIKTEHTDGSFGYIVSKNSSSYIISGDTDFNDNLISHINNTKNLKALFIECSFPNSLENIAKVSKHLTPNSLKMVLKKIENKNLAIFLYHLKLVQQDVLKKEIENLGIFKNGGKILEDGDIIHIDDLKVQSKIEDIELFDRVMDINLKLSSENDKEHLYEMILTLIRELTKSDAGTLYLISDDKKHLDFKVVQNETLNIFLGTKEEKISWNPLPLYLDNGEENRAMVAVVCALDKKIINISDVYNSKDYNFEGTKAFDKSKNYHSKSMLVVPLVNHENDVIGVIQLINKGIKDKNSIYTSYDEKIIKALSLQAAMALTNTILIDSLENFLESFVNSIANAIDAKSRHTSTHITKMAKLAPMIANSINEDKTIYKDINYSKNDLKEIELAAKLHDVGKISIPEWVIDKSTKLQKLIDGFELIKLRAEIIKRDLKIEFLENKLTKESYEYSLQNIEDSLEFIGKANIGQEFMSDVDIKRVEDISLYKYYENNIERNFLSDDEVYNISIRKGTLTKEEKDIMNSHATLSYEMLSALPFPKKYSNIMHIAVNHHEKLNGKGYPRGLSEQEIALEDRILILADIFEALSSNDRPYKGVKKLSEIFKILDFMVKDGEIDKDLLDFFKNSRAFKEYCETELLTEQLDV, from the coding sequence ATGAATTATCTAAAAATACTTGGAAGTAGTGGCAATAAATCAAAGAATTTTGGTACTACTTCTTTTCAAATCTCAAATGACACTGCTATTGATGCTGGAAATATAATAAATTCTTTAGATGATGAAGCCTATAAAATAAATCATATTTTTGTAACACATGCTCATTTAGATCATGTAAGTGATATTCCTTTTATGTTGGACAACTATTTTACAAAAAGAGAAATACCTCTTACTATTTATGGCTCATTAGAGACTATCCAATTTTTAAAAGAGCATATTTTTAATAATAAAATTTGGCCAGATTTCTCAAATATTAAGCTTTTGAATAAAGATGAAAATACTCTTTTATTTAAAGAGTTAAAAGAAAATGAAGAGATAATTCATGGTAAATTTAAAATAAAAGCTATAAAAACAGAACATACTGATGGCTCTTTTGGATATATTGTTTCTAAAAATAGTAGTAGCTATATAATAAGTGGAGATACTGATTTTAATGATAATTTAATCTCTCATATAAATAATACAAAAAATCTAAAAGCTCTTTTTATTGAGTGCTCTTTTCCTAATAGTTTAGAAAATATTGCAAAAGTAAGTAAACATTTAACTCCTAATAGTTTAAAAATGGTTTTGAAGAAAATAGAGAATAAAAATCTAGCTATATTTTTATATCACTTAAAACTTGTGCAACAAGATGTTTTAAAAAAAGAGATAGAAAATTTAGGTATTTTTAAAAATGGTGGAAAAATTTTAGAAGATGGAGATATTATTCATATAGATGATTTAAAAGTTCAATCAAAAATAGAAGATATTGAACTTTTTGATAGAGTTATGGATATAAATTTAAAGTTATCAAGTGAAAATGATAAAGAACATTTATATGAAATGATTTTAACTCTAATAAGAGAACTTACAAAAAGTGATGCAGGGACATTATATTTAATAAGTGATGATAAAAAACATTTAGATTTTAAAGTAGTTCAAAATGAAACTCTTAATATATTTTTAGGAACAAAAGAGGAAAAAATATCTTGGAATCCTTTACCTCTTTATCTTGATAATGGTGAAGAAAATAGAGCTATGGTAGCTGTTGTTTGTGCTTTAGATAAAAAAATTATAAATATTTCAGATGTTTATAATAGCAAAGATTATAATTTTGAAGGTACAAAAGCATTTGATAAAAGTAAGAATTATCATTCTAAATCGATGTTGGTTGTTCCTTTGGTAAATCATGAGAATGATGTAATAGGTGTTATACAACTTATAAACAAAGGGATAAAAGATAAAAATAGTATCTATACTTCTTATGATGAAAAGATAATAAAAGCTCTATCTTTACAAGCTGCTATGGCTTTGACAAATACTATTTTAATAGATAGTTTAGAAAACTTTTTGGAAAGCTTTGTAAATTCTATTGCAAATGCAATTGATGCAAAATCAAGACATACTTCAACACATATTACAAAGATGGCAAAATTAGCTCCTATGATTGCAAATTCAATAAATGAAGATAAAACAATATATAAAGATATAAACTATTCTAAAAACGATTTAAAAGAGATTGAACTAGCTGCAAAACTTCATGATGTTGGAAAAATATCAATACCTGAATGGGTTATAGATAAGAGTACAAAACTTCAAAAACTTATAGATGGATTTGAGCTTATCAAGTTAAGAGCAGAGATAATAAAAAGAGATTTAAAAATAGAATTTTTAGAAAATAAATTAACCAAAGAGAGCTATGAGTATAGTTTACAAAATATTGAAGATAGTTTAGAGTTTATAGGAAAAGCAAATATAGGTCAAGAGTTTATGAGTGATGTTGATATTAAAAGAGTTGAAGATATATCTTTATATAAATATTATGAAAATAATATAGAAAGGAACTTTTTAAGCGATGATGAAGTTTATAATATATCAATTAGAAAAGGTACTTTAACAAAAGAAGAGAAAGATATTATGAATTCTCATGCAACACTGTCTTATGAGATGTTGAGTGCATTACCATTTCCTAAAAAGTATTCAAATATTATGCATATTGCTGTAAATCATCATGAAAAATTAAATGGAAAAGGTTATCCTAGAGGATTAAGTGAGCAGGAGATAGCTTTAGAGGATAGAATTTTAATTCTAGCTGATATTTTTGAAGCACTTAGTTCAAATGATAGACCATATAAAGGTGTTAAGAAACTAAGTGAAATATTTAAAATATTAGATTTTATGGTAAAAGATGGAGAGATAGACAAAGATTTATTAGATTTCTTTAAAAATAGTAGAGCTTTTAAAGAATATTGTGAAACTGAGCTTTTAACTGAGCAGTTAGATGTTTAA